One part of the Aspergillus luchuensis IFO 4308 DNA, chromosome 5, nearly complete sequence genome encodes these proteins:
- a CDS encoding putative oligosaccharyltransferase subunit ribophorin II (COG:O;~EggNog:ENOG410PK8H;~InterPro:IPR008814;~SECRETED:SignalP(1-23);~TransMembrane:3 (n7-18c23/24o190-218i230-250o256-277i);~go_component: GO:0008250 - oligosaccharyltransferase complex [Evidence IEA];~go_component: GO:0016021 - integral component of membrane [Evidence IEA];~go_process: GO:0006487 - protein N-linked glycosylation [Evidence IEA]), which translates to MQLWHSVLQLSLLASAAIPTAAASAWGFTDATVSVNTKGAGVGAGVKEVIPDNKALTKPVALGVADTLKVTLTAQEGRTGKHAHQVYLLLQDPETGLDISYPFNVKDNGKSRLDLTQKDLPVQFLSASEPLEARFLIGSFGESTAYNAAAFQLDVTRNADEPVPTVEVSRYGKLPEIHHIFKSDPQSPPIVITLAFVAMVLATLPVLGGVWLFLGVNVNHLPTALKSAPIPHIVFLGSLLSIEGIFFLYYSSWTLFQILPAVAVAGSVAFVSGSRALGEVQGRRLAGLR; encoded by the exons ATGCAGCTGTGGCACTCCGTTCTCCAGCTCTCCTTGCTGGCTTCTGCTGCTATCCCGACCGCGGCTGCCTCCGCATGGGGATTTACTGATGCCACCGTGTCAGTAAACACCAAAGGCGCTGGTGTCGGTGCGGGCGTAAAGGAGGT TATCCCCGATAACAAAGCTCTTACCAAGCCCGTCGCCCTTGGAGTCGCCGATACCTTGAAAGTTACCTTGACAGCTCAAGAAGGACGCACCGGAAAGCACGCACACCAAGtgtacctcctcctccaggatCCTGAGACCGGATTGGACATTTCATACCCTTTCAACGTCAAGGACAATGGCAAGTCCAGGCTTGACCTG ACCCAGAAAGACCTTCCCGTTCAATTCCTTTCCGCCTCCGAGCCTCTTGAGGCCCGATTCCTGATCGGATCCTTCGGCGAGTCAACCGCATACAATGCTGCTGCCTTCCAGCTGGATGTGACCCGTAACGCCGATGAGCCCGTCCCGACCGTCGAGGTTTCGCGGTATGGAAAGCTTCCTGAGATCCACCACATCTTCAAGAGCGACCCTCAAAGCCCTCCCATCGTGATTACGCTGGCTTTTGTCGCCATGGTGCTCGCTACTCTGCCCGTTCTGGGCGGTGTG TGGCTCTTCCTTGGCGTCAACGTCAACCACCTGCCTACTGCCTTGAAGTCGGCTCCTATCCCTCACATTGTGTTCCTTggctccctcctctccatcgagggcatcttcttcctgtacTATAGTTCTTGGACTCTCTTCCAGATCCTCCCTGCTGTCGCAGTGGCCGGATCCGTCGCATTCGTCAGCGGTAGCCGCGCTCTGGGTGAAGTCCAGGGCAGACGGCTTGCCGGACTCAGGTAA
- a CDS encoding uncharacterized protein (COG:S;~EggNog:ENOG410PRU3), producing MGASSSKPARSAAQAVSRRQYPKQPVSPPTSSPAQPPPASKPTRQQQQPQPQPQPPRQPSRAPPTGPTYHSKEPPSLERSSAIDLDGRDPDFAAQLRTIGPVTPNPTFSHTSTFARQQPAPTVFPPASNPALLVFSARQRLTKAAEQEFEAMGRSGFQGREFVDAFTIRQVLSMRDRQGLSAEEIERLLRLKSGVVGRLGARGVVGDIG from the exons ATGGgcgcctcatcctccaagCCCGCGAGATCCGCCGCCCAGGCTGTCTCGCGGCGCCAATACCCAAAACAACCCGTTTCTCCTCcgacctcctccccagcacaaccaccaccagcatctAAACCCACAagacagcaacaacaaccacaaccacaaccacaaccaccgcGACAACCGTCGAGAGCACCCCCCACAGGACCAACCTACCACTCAAAAGAACCTCCCTCTCTCGAGCGTTCATCAG CAATCGACCTCGACGGCCGCGACCCAGACTTCGCCGCACAACTTCGCACCATCGGCCCCGTGACTCCTAACCCGACCTTCTCCCACACTAGCACGTTTGCGCGCCAACAACCCGCGCCCACCGTCTTCCCGCCTGCATCTAACCCGGCGTTACTGGTTTTCTCGGCGCGGCAGCGCCTCACCAAGGCCGCGGAGCAGGAGTTCGAGGCGATGGGGAGATCGGGGTTCCAGGGCAGGGAGTTTGTTGATGCGTTTACCATTCGGCAGGTCTTGTCGATGAGGGATAGGCAGGGATtgtcggcggaggagattgagaggCTGTTGAGGTTGAAGAGTGGTGTTGTGGGTAGGTTGGGGGcgaggggggtggttggggataTTGGTTGA